From Variimorphobacter saccharofermentans, one genomic window encodes:
- a CDS encoding AraC family transcriptional regulator, with protein MEKSQFSKISDLVDLIEENIKDNVDLELVADKVGLSKFYLDRIFRSITGKSIIAYVRERKLSESACDLLKTNLRVINIASEYQYKQEQSYIRAFRQMFHITPYQFRKQRKELPITTKLDLNILRNTEKGLIVRPRMCLKSEFYLQGMVEEIVHSENYKESKCTTNAKEWYSKYLPTVSNSINEKVYYGYVTYMEHSEYSDYYATCVEIKERSNVKEPMVQYTIPTHEYAVFRYIGFHSPYEITYKTLYEIYTATDLWIEKSSYRRAADFHFERVDLSIASDDYCEVDIYFPMNMR; from the coding sequence ATGGAGAAAAGTCAATTTTCAAAAATATCTGACTTGGTTGATCTAATCGAAGAAAATATTAAGGATAACGTTGATTTGGAGTTAGTGGCTGATAAAGTAGGCCTTTCGAAGTTCTATTTGGATAGGATTTTTAGATCTATTACCGGAAAATCGATAATCGCTTATGTCAGAGAACGAAAACTGAGTGAGAGTGCATGTGATCTGCTAAAAACCAACCTTAGAGTAATCAATATTGCATCAGAATATCAATATAAGCAGGAACAATCCTATATCCGAGCATTTCGACAGATGTTTCATATTACTCCTTATCAGTTTCGTAAGCAGCGAAAGGAATTACCAATTACCACGAAGCTGGATTTGAATATTTTAAGAAATACTGAGAAAGGCTTGATTGTAAGGCCAAGAATGTGTCTGAAATCTGAATTTTATCTGCAAGGAATGGTTGAAGAAATTGTGCATTCTGAAAATTACAAAGAGAGCAAATGTACTACAAATGCGAAGGAATGGTATAGTAAATACTTACCTACCGTATCAAATTCAATTAATGAAAAAGTCTACTATGGATATGTAACTTACATGGAACATTCCGAATATAGCGATTATTATGCCACCTGTGTAGAAATCAAGGAACGTTCTAATGTGAAAGAACCTATGGTGCAGTATACCATTCCAACACACGAATATGCAGTATTTCGATATATTGGCTTCCATTCACCATATGAGATAACCTACAAAACTCTTTATGAGATATATACTGCGACAGACTTATGGATTGAGAAATCATCCTATCGTCGAGCAGCAGATTTTCATTTTGAAAGGGTAGACTTAAGTATAGCTTCAGATGACTATTGTGAAGTTGACATTTATTTTCCTATGAATATGAGATAA
- a CDS encoding aminoglycoside phosphotransferase family protein produces the protein MEEMIGKLLGSGGTSNVYEWGNTKVVKIFKSHVSDDAIKNEMYIGQILSKFPLDMPKYIGSIDLKGKMALIYERINGEIMAEPLLKGIYKTELANKFAQMHYDIHRKEINELPSQYEFLKNRIIELRSNLGDKSTQSLLSLLDSIPIDNSLCHGDFQPFNIIGKADKYIAIDWNDACSGNPILDVAWSYMTLNSPIIKRLLGESISEIFAHFTKDYLSYYCKLTGSKQEHIHRCLPIVASRRLYDNLMHDNENSRQENEWLYNFIQKA, from the coding sequence ATGGAAGAAATGATAGGAAAACTGCTGGGAAGTGGTGGCACATCCAATGTATATGAATGGGGAAATACCAAGGTTGTAAAAATATTTAAGTCACATGTAAGCGATGATGCTATAAAGAATGAGATGTATATTGGACAAATATTAAGTAAATTTCCACTTGATATGCCAAAATATATTGGTTCAATTGATTTAAAAGGTAAAATGGCATTAATATATGAGCGTATAAATGGTGAAATAATGGCAGAACCACTTTTAAAAGGTATTTACAAAACTGAATTAGCTAATAAATTTGCACAAATGCATTATGATATACACAGGAAAGAGATAAATGAACTACCATCACAATATGAATTCTTAAAAAATCGTATTATAGAATTAAGGAGCAATTTAGGAGACAAATCTACTCAATCTCTACTCAGTCTTCTTGATAGTATTCCGATTGATAATAGCCTTTGCCATGGTGATTTTCAGCCATTTAATATCATTGGTAAAGCTGATAAATATATTGCTATTGATTGGAATGATGCATGCTCCGGAAATCCCATATTAGATGTTGCATGGAGTTATATGACTTTAAATTCACCTATAATAAAGCGTTTATTAGGAGAATCCATATCCGAAATCTTTGCTCATTTTACTAAGGATTATCTATCGTACTATTGTAAATTAACAGGAAGCAAGCAAGAGCACATCCATAGGTGCTTACCAATTGTAGCATCCCGAAGATTATATGACAATTTGATGCATGATAATGAAAACTCAAGGCAGGAGAACGAATGGCTTTATAATTTTATTCAGAAGGCTTAG
- a CDS encoding helix-turn-helix domain-containing protein, whose translation MNQVEIGKFIARCRKEKKLTQAQLAEKLNITDRAISKWETGKSMPDSSIMLELCEILGITVNELLSGEIIDMDNYEKKADENLIALKRKDENNMNKNMIFSIVFSITLLIGIIVCAICDIAISGDLTWSLIPISSIVFTWVVSIPFIILGKKGIIGSLLSVSIFIIPYLYILSDLVNVKAVFSVGTIMAIASIVFLWLIFIIFNRLKAKKLVAAGITFLISIPFMFIVNIILSRMISEPIIDVWDILSAFILMIFAFTFFVCNYAKSKGLVK comes from the coding sequence ATGAACCAAGTTGAAATAGGAAAATTTATTGCTAGATGTCGTAAGGAGAAAAAATTAACTCAAGCACAATTAGCAGAAAAGTTAAATATTACAGACAGAGCTATATCTAAATGGGAAACGGGAAAAAGTATGCCTGATTCCTCTATAATGTTGGAACTCTGCGAAATATTAGGTATTACAGTAAATGAATTATTAAGTGGGGAGATAATTGATATGGATAATTATGAAAAAAAGGCTGATGAAAATTTAATTGCTCTAAAAAGAAAAGACGAAAACAATATGAATAAAAATATGATTTTTTCAATTGTATTTTCGATAACTCTTTTGATAGGAATCATAGTATGTGCTATTTGTGATATTGCAATATCAGGTGATTTGACATGGTCTCTCATTCCAATTAGTTCTATAGTTTTTACATGGGTTGTATCAATACCATTTATAATATTAGGAAAGAAAGGAATTATTGGTAGTTTACTATCAGTAAGTATTTTTATCATTCCATATTTATATATATTGAGCGACCTTGTAAATGTCAAAGCAGTTTTTTCAGTTGGTACAATAATGGCAATAGCTTCTATCGTGTTCTTATGGCTCATATTTATAATCTTCAATCGCTTAAAAGCAAAAAAATTAGTTGCAGCTGGAATAACATTTTTGATATCGATTCCTTTTATGTTTATAGTTAACATAATATTATCCAGAATGATTTCTGAACCTATTATTGACGTATGGGATATTCTATCTGCATTTATTTTAATGATATTTGCATTTACGTTCTTTGTATGTAACTATGCTAAATCTAAAGGATTGGTAAAATGA
- a CDS encoding flavodoxin family protein, giving the protein MNALIINCSPVRTGATAEITSKISTCLASKYDVRIICIDDYQFEFCKGCRSCHNTAKCIMQDDDITKIIDEFEWADKIVSISPSYWADIPGQFKAFIDRCTPWCNTHEPHAAITKGKKGYSIALRTGPSMRECNRINESIEHFYGHLEITPSGSLGLCSIEYKTDVPNRAHEIEAFCNLIKSE; this is encoded by the coding sequence ATGAACGCATTGATAATAAATTGCAGTCCAGTCAGAACTGGTGCAACTGCAGAAATTACATCAAAAATTTCTACATGTTTAGCTTCGAAGTATGATGTCAGAATCATTTGCATTGATGACTATCAATTTGAATTTTGCAAAGGTTGTAGAAGCTGCCATAATACTGCAAAGTGTATTATGCAAGATGATGATATTACAAAAATAATAGACGAATTTGAATGGGCAGACAAGATTGTATCTATCTCCCCGTCCTATTGGGCAGATATTCCTGGACAATTTAAAGCATTTATTGATAGATGTACGCCATGGTGTAATACCCACGAACCTCATGCTGCAATTACAAAAGGTAAAAAGGGCTACAGTATAGCATTAAGGACAGGACCAAGCATGCGAGAGTGTAATAGAATAAATGAAAGCATTGAGCATTTTTATGGTCATCTGGAGATAACTCCAAGCGGAAGTTTGGGACTGTGTTCGATTGAATATAAAACGGATGTGCCTAATAGGGCACATGAAATTGAGGCGTTTTGCAACCTAATAAAGAGCGAATAG
- a CDS encoding 4Fe-4S double cluster binding domain-containing protein, producing MSNKAQSLISKAAQNNIRMAIVPVDCLSNIKDDITEITHKYTLNDFQNWIINESYVLDIPELDFTPKSIVIIVWRMKMANVVFHYKGKAIQSNIDDAYMYSTEEELIETLFKEEGLHLKDYFWLPLKRLANRAGLVEYGRNNITYSEDWGSLIRIKGYFSDIEPEDWQWREVKNMELCSSCGACVKNCPTGALRNDSFIVETDKCISLYNEIGSKPLPEWIPKTAHCRLVDCMKCQEVCPKNKEILRNISETIVFSEDEAETILAGSDYKSFPEEIKEKLKFFNSQFFNIDFIPQNLRALLENPNN from the coding sequence ATGTCAAATAAAGCACAATCGCTTATTAGTAAAGCAGCCCAGAATAATATTCGAATGGCAATTGTACCTGTTGATTGTCTTAGCAACATCAAAGATGATATAACTGAAATTACTCATAAATATACTCTGAATGATTTTCAAAACTGGATTATAAATGAGAGTTATGTCTTGGATATTCCCGAATTAGATTTTACCCCCAAGTCAATTGTTATAATTGTTTGGAGAATGAAGATGGCAAATGTCGTCTTCCACTACAAAGGAAAAGCAATACAATCCAATATAGATGATGCTTATATGTATTCAACAGAGGAAGAACTAATAGAGACTCTATTTAAAGAAGAGGGATTGCATCTAAAGGATTACTTCTGGCTTCCACTTAAGAGATTGGCAAACCGTGCTGGATTGGTTGAATATGGCAGAAATAATATTACTTACTCAGAAGATTGGGGAAGTCTCATTCGTATCAAAGGTTATTTTTCAGATATAGAGCCTGAGGATTGGCAATGGCGTGAAGTTAAGAATATGGAACTATGTTCTTCCTGCGGTGCTTGTGTTAAAAATTGTCCTACGGGAGCACTACGGAATGATAGTTTTATTGTGGAGACGGATAAATGCATTTCTTTATATAATGAAATTGGCAGTAAACCCTTACCTGAATGGATACCAAAAACTGCCCACTGTAGACTGGTAGATTGTATGAAATGCCAGGAAGTATGTCCTAAAAACAAGGAAATACTTCGTAATATCTCGGAAACTATAGTCTTTTCTGAAGATGAGGCAGAGACGATTTTAGCTGGATCTGATTATAAGAGTTTTCCGGAAGAAATAAAGGAAAAATTAAAATTCTTTAATAGCCAGTTTTTTAATATAGATTTTATCCCGCAAAACCTGAGAGCATTACTAGAGAACCCAAATAATTAA
- a CDS encoding CPBP family intramembrane glutamic endopeptidase has protein sequence MKNILSIIFGKKYIGIWLAILFYILFSMVTSIYRYRVDGTVWFLVNSLQRLLFGLIELMLFMKCFQKKDWKEVLNFKGYKKGLLAGSGIILFIIYFVILYITGVSGIVGLTFPLAFSQLFCQQITTGFFEEITYRGFILEGYFYHEKQKVSTRLIYTLVSFLLFGSGHLMNCTSWSDGVFRMVTTGIIGMSFTAIYLYSHNLLIAMILHFIFDIPANLIIYANWSNTVIKVFLDDIFYGMYIIIGITSLIFIIKAGNNSNCQQEAASIS, from the coding sequence ATGAAAAATATATTAAGCATAATATTTGGTAAGAAATATATTGGTATTTGGTTAGCAATTTTATTTTATATATTGTTTTCCATGGTAACAAGTATATATCGCTACAGGGTCGATGGAACCGTCTGGTTTTTAGTAAATAGTTTACAAAGACTTTTATTTGGATTAATTGAATTGATGCTCTTTATGAAATGTTTTCAAAAAAAAGATTGGAAAGAAGTATTGAATTTTAAGGGGTATAAAAAAGGTCTTCTAGCAGGAAGCGGAATCATTCTATTTATTATATATTTTGTTATTTTATATATTACTGGAGTATCAGGTATTGTAGGCCTTACGTTCCCGTTAGCATTCAGTCAATTGTTTTGCCAACAGATTACTACTGGATTTTTTGAGGAAATCACTTATCGAGGATTTATACTAGAGGGGTATTTTTATCATGAAAAGCAAAAAGTGTCAACAAGGCTAATATACACTCTTGTTTCCTTTCTTCTATTTGGATCAGGGCATTTAATGAATTGTACTTCATGGTCGGATGGTGTTTTTAGAATGGTAACAACAGGAATTATAGGAATGTCATTCACTGCAATTTATCTGTACTCGCATAATTTATTAATAGCTATGATCTTACATTTTATTTTTGATATACCGGCAAATTTGATTATCTATGCAAACTGGAGTAATACAGTTATTAAGGTTTTCTTAGACGATATTTTTTATGGAATGTATATCATAATAGGCATAACTTCATTGATATTTATTATAAAAGCAGGTAACAACTCAAATTGTCAGCAAGAGGCCGCTTCAATAAGCTAA
- a CDS encoding C45 family peptidase, translating to MKMKLKIGLCSLVFAAVLICQIQSAMACTIFSVSLEDGTVLACNNEDWMYSIENTVKISAPDSNSYGRVCFYNLSYVQGGMNEYGLFYDGASCPSTEVPYDKEKDDLGYDLGEIALAKCKTVKEVEEFFNNHNIPKGFYDHLLFADPTGNVAVFEWVENKFQVIWKEPEKSHQVITNFWLSDPALGGYPCTRYDTADQALSSEKPSFELCEKILNKTKQDWGDGGTLYSNICNLNTREVFLYYRCDTHQSYQINLIDELKSMDSGSCKSMDMQVICSGQDIEVVRNEKAPDAKDEERKPVEEEVPSTDPEKTDSKKTAFEVITAILVIIIIITFIVKKHDKK from the coding sequence ATGAAAATGAAATTAAAAATAGGATTATGTTCTTTGGTTTTTGCTGCAGTATTGATTTGCCAAATTCAAAGTGCTATGGCATGCACAATCTTTTCTGTTTCATTAGAAGACGGTACCGTATTAGCATGTAACAATGAGGACTGGATGTATTCAATCGAAAATACAGTAAAAATTAGTGCACCGGATTCAAATAGCTATGGGAGAGTTTGCTTTTATAATTTATCCTATGTACAGGGAGGCATGAATGAGTATGGCTTATTCTATGATGGAGCATCCTGTCCATCAACTGAAGTACCATATGATAAAGAAAAGGATGATTTGGGATATGATCTAGGTGAAATAGCATTAGCAAAATGTAAAACCGTGAAGGAAGTAGAGGAATTTTTTAATAATCATAATATTCCGAAGGGTTTTTATGATCATCTTCTGTTTGCAGATCCAACGGGTAATGTTGCGGTATTTGAATGGGTGGAGAATAAGTTTCAGGTTATATGGAAGGAGCCGGAAAAAAGTCATCAGGTAATAACGAATTTCTGGTTGTCAGATCCAGCACTGGGCGGATATCCCTGCACTCGCTATGATACAGCTGATCAGGCTCTGTCTTCAGAAAAACCTTCGTTTGAGCTTTGCGAAAAGATACTGAATAAAACAAAGCAGGATTGGGGGGACGGCGGTACTCTTTACTCGAATATATGCAATTTAAATACACGGGAAGTATTTTTATATTACAGATGCGATACTCATCAAAGCTATCAAATAAACTTAATTGATGAGCTGAAATCAATGGATTCCGGGTCATGTAAATCAATGGATATGCAAGTGATCTGTAGCGGTCAAGACATTGAAGTAGTTCGGAATGAGAAGGCTCCAGATGCAAAAGACGAGGAAAGAAAGCCAGTGGAAGAAGAGGTGCCATCTACAGATCCAGAAAAGACTGATAGCAAGAAAACAGCTTTTGAAGTTATTACAGCTATTTTAGTGATAATTATTATAATAACGTTTATTGTAAAAAAGCATGATAAGAAGTAG
- a CDS encoding sugar phosphate isomerase/epimerase family protein, which yields MGNIKIGTCVRGNEILTLLPEVIHAGFETIELYYNVSLEGADFIELSKMTKEIIGDSGLTVSSIGLYCNPLQYEEQRKELEYCIENAHLFNAKIVGTFAGALEGKSVDEAMPRFKEVFGDLVKRAEANGVKIGIENCPMYGFWYKNTCNIGFCPKAWEMMFDAVDSNYLGLEWEPSHQLEQFIDPIEQLKAWTPKIVHVHGKDAHIDWPYIKKYGSWFGADYSVHRFPGLGDSNWEEIITILNQGGYCDDIAIEGFHDPIYCGDRELEGQILALNHLKDCRKKANASIH from the coding sequence ATGGGTAATATCAAAATTGGAACATGTGTTAGAGGAAATGAGATTTTAACATTATTACCTGAAGTAATCCATGCTGGCTTTGAAACAATTGAATTATATTATAATGTCTCTCTTGAGGGTGCTGATTTCATCGAATTATCAAAGATGACAAAAGAAATTATAGGAGATTCTGGCTTGACAGTCTCTAGTATTGGCTTATATTGTAATCCATTGCAATACGAGGAACAAAGAAAAGAACTTGAGTATTGCATTGAAAATGCGCACTTATTTAACGCTAAGATAGTAGGTACCTTTGCAGGTGCCCTTGAAGGCAAATCTGTAGATGAAGCAATGCCCAGATTCAAAGAAGTATTTGGCGATCTGGTAAAAAGAGCTGAAGCAAATGGAGTTAAAATTGGAATAGAAAATTGTCCTATGTACGGTTTTTGGTATAAAAACACATGCAACATAGGCTTTTGTCCAAAAGCGTGGGAAATGATGTTTGATGCAGTAGATAGCAATTACTTAGGCCTAGAGTGGGAACCTTCACATCAGTTAGAACAGTTTATTGACCCAATTGAGCAATTGAAAGCATGGACTCCAAAAATAGTGCATGTTCATGGTAAGGATGCACATATCGACTGGCCATATATTAAGAAATATGGCTCTTGGTTTGGTGCCGACTACAGTGTTCACCGTTTTCCAGGATTGGGAGACAGTAATTGGGAAGAAATCATAACAATATTAAATCAAGGCGGTTATTGTGATGACATAGCAATCGAAGGCTTTCATGACCCGATTTACTGCGGTGATAGAGAATTAGAAGGACAGATATTAGCACTAAACCATCTTAAAGATTGTCGTAAGAAAGCAAATGCATCTATCCATTAA